The genome window TAGGAAAGCTTAAAAGaataaggaattaattaaaagataatataatatacagcAGTACATGAGGACCAGAGGACAGCTTTACTATATATGATGGATCAAGCTAAGCCGGTGACACATGGGCTTTGCTTTTCAAACTATTATTCTTCCCAGTTTAGGCGATTAATTAAAGGCGCCAAATGGTTTTACTTTTAACTTTATTACtcatcacaattcacaacctaTCAAACATTGCAGTTTTGGGGCAATGGTTCAATTTGTTGATCAACACCTGTTGCTGTGATTATGAAAAAGTCAATACCTGCAATGAATGAATGAAGTTTTGGGGACTATGTCTTGGGTCCACTCTAAGCGGTAACTCCTTAACTCTAGTAGACTTAAGGATTGCAGTTAATGGCATGCAGTCATATTGCTATTTGGTAAAGATGACTTTAATGCCCACTCCATAAATGGTATATAAAGCCATAAAGTCCTTGAAATTCCCAAGATAGCCTTTGAAAATAACAGGAATTTAATGATATCACGTTCCAGCTACAATAACTTTGTAATATAAGTTTTGAATTACGATTCAAATCCATAACTACTATTAAAGAGTGTCCGCTAGATAATCAGtcacactacaagaaaaatcacgaATGGTGACAGAAACATCGCGACGGAACGTAATCTGTAGTCGATTCGCAACGTTTTTTGCGACGAAATGAAATACGATAAGCCTTGACACTACGGAATGCATTCTATTGCGAAAATGTAAAATTCCGTCGTAAAACGTGATTTGCGACGGAATTTAATATTTTCGCGACGAAATTTTTCCCTCGCGAATcgttattatttttatagtgcCATCATGTGACATTAACTGGCAAATTAAAAGACAGAATGAGATACATTAATCTAAATTGCAATAATTGACCAGCTCAAATCAAATCCAATAGCCAGACCAACGTGGACACGCTCACAATATTTGAACTTCGATCACTTTTCTAGAAGTAAGCATCAAACTGAAGTGATGATATATAGTTGTGCAGTATCTCATTCTGCTTTATCTACTTTAGTTTATCTTTCAACATATTCAATGAAAGACAACATCACATAGTTCCATgattgtataatttatattttcaaagcGATTCCGTGACTTTAGATCGCTTCTAAGCAAGAGCAACCCGAAAGAGACATGCATGCTTGCTTGTGCTTTACTCTTCTCTCTATATATGtaaaaacattataatataatacaaataattaattaccatgtcATGAAAATAGAAATTGGTATTAATTACCTTGAAAAGATaaagatggagatggagatgaaGATAGgatttggttgaaatattaGGAGAAAGAAAGCATCAGTACGTCCGTTGTGATGAATGAAATAGAGGAAGCAGGTGAAGCACTGGAAGTGTGAGTAAATTAAGTACGGCATGGGAAACATGAACGGTGGCGATGCATTAATGTATGACGAAGAGATTAAGGAAAGGCACGACATATTCATCACGTCTTTGTCAATACGACCGACAAATAGTTCTTTGCTTCCCTTTCCGTGTGCCAAAAGGGGAGAggatatttttttgagtactggGGAGAAGATATTGCTTATGCAGTAAGTATTACCCGCCCAAGAAGATTGAACTCCCTGATCACGAATTTGCTAACTATGAGATCGTAACGTATATAAAATAGAGAACTTTTTTGATTAGTAAGCCagggaaaattattgtgtgaaccatgatctatataattgtgtgaaccatgaatataaggtacatttagtatattatttttgtacagcgtatattatttaatagtatatataaaataatatattttcattacttaattaatatacttttaatatattaaaaatgtactttttatatataatagacCATCgttcatgtaataatgattgataaACTACGGAGTAGTAGTGCTTCAAAACTGTATCGAGATATGGACTTAACTGGCCCAAACATGTTAGGCGTAGGCCAATTATATAAAACCTTACTTTTTTCTCTAGAATGTTCGGCTATTGCTGGCCCAATTACATATTAATTAGATGGTGACTCCACTCAACTGCCCCATTAGTCCATTACTCTTTCACGGACTGCAAATGTTTAGACTTTTGAATTCATAAACTATTGTTTTACTACTTAGActttcaaataaataattattactatttttaacGTAGGTATCAATAAAAGTGTTTACATCAAGATTTGATAGGTGGAGTAAAAGTTGgaagtagaaaatgagagtacaTAAATATTTTCCTGTAGAAAATTGTACAACTTaacaatttaaatttacattagCACCTGAGAGTATGCACAAAATAAAATCAACTTCTATATAACCGCCAACAAATCAAACAAGAAACTTAAACCGACATTTTACATCTTTAATCTATATAAAGTTGACCATAATTACAGCATTTTGTAATCTAATTTCATGCGCTAAGCAATCTTCTGACTTTGTGAATAATTCTTCGGCAAAATGGGCAAGTCCTTGCATCTTCTACAATCCTGCATTGTAACTTATAAGTTCTATTTACTAACAccaaaaaaactctttttttttttttttttttttaaatctctatATTTAAGAAAACGAAAAACCAAAACCccatttatttgtattttttttcaatttgaaaagtaaaagaaattcaaaaattcCAAGTAAATACGGTCTATATGTCATAGGTTTAGGAGTCAAACACGGAATATACCTCTTGGCACATGCATAGCACGTGGCGCAGTGGCCGCATGGGTCAAAGAAGCAACCTCGTTTCTTGTCGTAGCAAATTACGCAGACGTGTCCCTCGTACAAATCCTCCGACGAGCTGCTCCGGCTGCATTTCCCcgactcttcatcttcttcaaacGCGCCGTATATGATCACCGGAGCCACATCTTTGGGCAACAATCCGCTGGTCTCCGACGCAGTTTCCGGCACCGCCGCCGCCGAGAAACCAGCAAAAAAGCCCAGTAGTTTGAGCACTAGCGCCGTCACCGCCATCAGTATCACTGAAGAACAGTTCATCATATTTGAAAAGAAGAATTTAAACAGATAATATATGGTAAATATTAAAGAATAGGTTTAATTTCGTGGTTACCCAGAACAGATGCGCAGATAAACACATTGAGGAAAAGACCATATGTGCAGCCCCAAAATTCGTCTTGATCTTCCTGCGATTGCCGACACAAAACAAATGTTTATCATCTCAGACTAGAAAAGCTCATCGAAGAGGAGAAAGGATGGCGCATAATTACCACTACCATGTTAGTAATGACTAGGAAGAAGTTGAGGATGTTCGATCTGGCGGAGATTTTTGAGTTTAAGGTGTCTTTCTCTCTACAGTTAGTGGTTTAAATTATGCCTCTTTCTCTCTGCATGAACAGGATAATAGAGAAAGGTGGGGTCAACTCAGGAGTTGATTAACAACTGACTTGtattttcaagattttaagTTTTACTATTTTTACCACCTTGAATTGGTTAGTTATGGATAAGCTAAGATGATTTACTTGTTTATAGGCCAATAGTGTAGGATTTTTGTGGAGTTTTTactgattaagaaagagaagaagagaggggaggagaaaaaaaattaaaagcaaaataATCAGAAAGAATTACGCGCCTGGGGCGCATGTATGGAACGCACGCCCAGAGCGCCCAACTTGAAAGAAAAGCACTAAGTTCAGTCTGTTTTGTCTTCTCCGCGGCCCCACTATATGATAAAATCCCAATACTTGTAGGAGAAAtacttttcttctctttcctcCTTATCTCTTCTCCACATCACCTTCTTCTCTTAAAATACCGTGTAAAAGCTTGTTAATGGGAACGGCCTTAGATCAAACTCATTAGGCTTAgattttgaagatttttttgtcaaattacaAGTAAAGATGAGGGagagaacaaaaataaaaaataaattattttttagggCGCGAAGCTTGCGCTGAATGCTTGTTTGGGTGCGGACCCCACATAAAACCATTCCCAATGAAGTTTTACTATATATACTTCCAAATCTTACTTTCTAAATTTTACTCTTTGATATGGTGTGCTCTgatatgctaattttttttatatgggtCCGAAGTGTCTAGatcaagattttgtgtgtgAGAGTAAAATTTGGAAGTAAAAAATGTGAGTACACATGGTATTTTCCTTCCTCCTGCAAgaacctttttttcttttttctccacACTCTCTTTTCTATATCACATTTGACCCCACAAAAAACCTCATAAAATCTACAATTGAAGATACTCTTACGAGGAAgctaaactaattaatttacattttttaaaataattctttgagTGAGATCATAATCCGAGTTTATCTAAAACTAAATTTAGATAgggattatgtttttttttttaaatcaaagagTAACATAGATTAAGAGataatattcttttatttttttaaaaagtaattttaggaggatttaaaatattttattactatCGTTATTATTCATGACGAATTTTGGGCACACTTGATTTTTTATGGGGACAATAATAACTGCAAAGTCTTGAGGTAACAATATTCTATTCTTCAATTTggcatttaaaaaagaaaaagtatttctttttttctctttttgcaTATAAGAAAACATTGTGTGACATGATTAAGTGGGGTAGTCGGCTCCAAGCCTCCAATTATAGCTGGGTTGAGGATAAAATGTGATTGGGAGGTTGGAATAAATCGTGACtattttaagtgaaaatataaaatttaattttgatataaaaatataattgagagTCGTTGGGGGGTGTTGGGGTATTCATGAGCGAGGAATTGAGTGGAGGTGAAGTTTAAATGATGTTAGAAATGAAATATTcattataaagttaaaattcaaaatacattataaattacaatagaatGTTTTTGGTAAAGTAAACgagagaagataaagacaaGTATTGCAAATGAGATTTGAACCCCTGTGACAAGCTTTTTAAGCTCAAGTTTAGAGTTCAACAAACTAATAAGCTActcaaatattaataatttaaatataaatataggttttatataaaatttaatgctatatatatatatatatatatatatatatatatatatatatatatatatatatatatataggggtagGGTGGGAGAGGGGCAGTTGCTCCCACTGCCCCACAGTAGCTTCGTCTTTGTTGAAATGTAAGGcatatttttcaaattgttCAAATgtgattgttggaaaaaatagtttgaaatgGCATTGTAAGTGGATATTTTGTAGTAGAAATAtttgtggggtccactttcgatttgggtcggatcAAAGTGGATTCAAGTTCTTCGTAGTGAGGCGAAAAGatcaatatattatatgctcaaaacggataatgagtgaatgGTAAATTGagtttcaaattaaaatagacatatttgagttgaaaaatgaaGGTGGAAAAGCGCCAAGTACCTCCTACAAGAACCTTTTAGAAGGACTATATCATAAAAGCTCTCTCTTGCACGTAggaggggtgcaaatcaaatcccaaaatgagcctTAAAAGGTATGAATCGAGTACGCCGACCTAGGCTATAACACTCCTTCTTAGCACCTTTGCGAGGTAGCAAAGAGTGTTTAGCTTGACTCGAACTAAACCTCAACCTTTCATTTTTGTActtgtatatatttttctagaaataatattttcatattatttccTTACaagcttaaaaccttatttcTTTGATTTCCCTTCAAAAATAGAGAACCATATATTGCTCGTCAACAacaatggggggggggggggaatattGATAATAACAATGGTGGGATTGGCAACAATCTTGCACATTCCCAACCAGAACGGTGGGAGCACCGAGAGGTATATCTCTACGACGCAGGTACCAGTTTCGGCTCTTAGTGGCTTACCTGAAAAGCCGAGAAGTTCAACGGACCGAATTTCAAAATGTGGCAGCAGAAGATGCTATTTTACTTGGCAACTCTTGGCTTGACAAAGTTCTTGACCAAGCGGGTTCCTGAAGTGAAGGAACATGATTTACAATTCATGAATGCGGTGGAAGCTTGGAAACATTCTAACTTCCTTTGCTGAAAGTATATACTTAATGGGTTGTGTGATGCGTTATATGATGTATATCACAAAATTCACACAATGAAAGCGTTATGGGAAGCCTTGGATCACAAGCATAAAAGCGAGGATGCTATTGCAAAGAAATTTATTGTCGGTCGATTCCTTGACTTTAAAATGGTTGATTCCATGGTCGTGCTTAGTCAAgttaaatatatacaattaatcTTTGATGAGATTCATGACGAAGGTATGGTGGTGAGTTAAGCCTTCCAAGTGGCGTCTATAATCCACTTTTTGCCTGAAAGTTAGTTTTAGTGGTGATGGAAATAGAGTGTGTGTGAGAGGGTATCCTCACACCGGATATCGTTTGAGGAGTAGACCGAAAGGGTGTTGAATAATAGGTGATTAATTACAAGAGTGTAGAGTGTGTGGAAGCTAGTTCAAGAGTGAGTTGCAAATTATTAAAGAACAACTAGGTGCAATGGTAAATCAATTTGCCAAGGTAATTAACAACCAATAATAAAACTAAGGGCTTGGAATAGGTCATTTAAGTGTTGATGGTATAGTGTATCATTGGTTAGAGCTCATGTAATGCATTTACAAGAGAACTAGAGAGATACTACtaaatgccaatgccactctcgtggagaTTGGATTCTCAATTGGAATTTAGTCCCACTCTCGTGGCGACTCAAGCCAATTGAAGCAATTCATCAAACACATAGTCTTCATGTCTCTTTCCAACTCCCTATTCTCAAAGGTGAGTTAGATTAGTGAGAGGCGTGACTATGGTGTTGTCTTATTCTCATAGTAACAAGACCTTTTCCAAGCACCTCTTGCATAATTTGGGCACAATCATATAATAGTCAATACAAACCACTAAACTCACAACTAGGGCCATTATCAAGTCATTACAATATAGTTCATAGCGCAATTCAATCACATAGCATCAATTACAAAGGATGACTTAATCTAATCCTTAATTAaatctatttaaacattaattgGAATTAAAGACATTTCAACCATAATTGGATGAAATAAAAtgcaaaagaaacaagaaagactTAGCTTTGGTAAAGAACATTGTAAGAATAAATTTGGAAATTGCAATTGGAATTGATTACAAGTTGAACGAATCTTCATCAAATGTGGCTTGATTACACAAATGAAAATGTTTGGAGAAGTTTTTCTCTCCAAGAAAACGTTGGAGACAGCGTGGAAAATGAATCATCCCTAAAAAGAATCGCTTAGTCCCATTTATACCCCTCAAATCACGCCAAAGCTACAAGTTAAAACTGATTCTGGGCCCGTGGTGATAATCTAACTCATGGTGTGACTTCCACTGTGACTTTGCAGCATAATTCGTTGGTTCTAGAGGTCACGGTCGAGTTCATGACGTGATCTTGACTGTGACCACCCACTCTGCACAACAGCTCTAGTTTCTAGGCCATTTTCTACCTTGTAGACATCCGGAATAGCCTTTGTGGTCTTCATAAAAGTTGTAGAACATTGAGTTACCAGTCCAATGAAACTTGAATCACTTCATTTGGACACTCTTAGCTCGAGATATGCTCAAAATACCAAGACGTCGCATGCCAGAGAAAAAGTGCAAAGCAAAATGGTGTTACGCTGGCAGTCACAGTGTGACCACCAACGTGACCCATGTTCTTCACTTTAAATGCATATTTCTTCATCTCCTTTGTTCCTTTGGGTCCCCGAGTCATGTCATTATACTCCCAActaactctttttcactttcttGACCTCTCATGACTGTTGGAACACGTCTTTATGCCAAGGTGACTTCAAAACACATCCAGTTGAGCTTTACTTTACATGATATTATAACTAATGCCTCTAAATCACCTAAATGacacaaataaatcaaataagcACATACTTAGCTTTCAATTAACATAAAATCATATGATTTTGATATCAATTGTGCACATAAAAGCACTAAGAATTAGCACTTATCATTGCCTCCAGGTTTGAAGGGCTTCAAGAATTACCTTAAgcacaagaagaaagaaaatgaaccTAGAAAACTTGATCCAACGACTCCGGATAACTTGATCTAACGACTCTGGATTTAGGAAGGCAATAGGAAAAATGATGGGAAGGGTCCCGTTGTTGGTGGAGCTAAGGCCAATGTTGTGGAGCACGATCAGAGCTTTAAGAATGCTAAGAAGGACAAGCGAAAGCTAAGTCCGAAGGGAGGCGTTACCAAGATAAAGTTTCATGGTAAATGCTTCAACTGTGACAAGAATGGCACAAGTCATCTGATTGCAAGGCTCCAAGAAAGAAGAACAAGAGTTCTGAAGCCAACGTTGTTGAGAAAAGTAGTCAGAAGGAGGCCAAGATTAGCCTTTCGGCCATGGCAACTAAGGTGAATCTCGCGGGTTCTAACCAACGTGAGTGGTTCATTGACATCGGTGCTACAAGGCACATATGCTCTAACCAAGAACTGTTTAGCACCTTCCAGACCGTTGAGGGCAAGAAGGTGCAGATGTGAAACTTTGCTCTATTTGTTGTGGAAGGCGTGGACAATGTGGTTTTAAAGATGACTTATGGGAAGGAACTGACATTGAACAACATTTCCAGAGCTGTACATTGAAACCAACAATGTAGTATATTCCAGAGCTGTAGAAGAATCTGGTATTTGGCACGTTACTGAATAATCTGGATTGGTATAAACTCAAAGAAAACCTTAAACCAAGACAACTCAACAAAGTTGGTTTCGCAATCACAATATTTCAAGTCTAATTGAGTCATTCTATTAACAACTAGATTGGTTTATCTCCGTGTAGTCCACTAGGATCATGGTTTACCTAATGTACACATTCAAATAGTGGTTGCATATTTTTCTAATCACCCaaaaagaaaactgaaaaacttagactTCCGTGTTCTAGGTCTAAGATTGTGAAAGAGTCTTCtaactattaaatccaattactaGATTTGTTAGATAACCTTTAACTATTTACTGATCTAGTGCAAAGAGTAGAGCAGAGAGAATTAAGCAGCTAATGTGAATCAGAATAATAAAGCAGAAAGAACACCAAGACTTGGTAACCTagttcggaatctcaattcctacatctggggggcatcactctgattgcccaactcttcattgatcaaacTGAAAAAGTATCACCAGTTTACAGTAGAGAATCACACGGCAACTCtagaaatcttcatcatcaccattctagagttcaaccttgaagagttgaagaatgcttgatctcccgatcttcttgaattgaggctccccctcaatcgtAGCGCAACTGGCTTTCAGAGTGATTGCTTGCCCGAGACTTCATGAAGAAGAtgcatcttgaatcaaaggtaagctttgtcaagatatcTCGTTATATCACATATGAGGAAGCTTTCACGTTCAGATCTTTGTATCCAGTATAATCATCTCCCAATCACTGGAAAttttcctcatatatatatcttgcccAGATTCGGTTAAGTCTGAAGCCTTCGTAACTGACTCTGATTCCTCTTCTTGTCTTGTTACAACTTAGGGagttttacaaatatttttctttttagcaattt of Ipomoea triloba cultivar NCNSP0323 chromosome 3, ASM357664v1 contains these proteins:
- the LOC116014221 gene encoding E3 ubiquitin-protein ligase APD2-like isoform X2 — protein: MEDQDEFWGCTYGLFLNVFICASVLVILMAVTALVLKLLGFFAGFSAAAVPETASETSGLLPKDVAPVIIYGAFEEDEESGKCSRSSSSEDLYEGHVCVICYDKKRGCFFDPCGHCATCYACAKRIVEDARTCPFCRRIIHKVRRLLSA
- the LOC116014221 gene encoding E3 ubiquitin-protein ligase APD2-like isoform X1 codes for the protein MVVEDQDEFWGCTYGLFLNVFICASVLVILMAVTALVLKLLGFFAGFSAAAVPETASETSGLLPKDVAPVIIYGAFEEDEESGKCSRSSSSEDLYEGHVCVICYDKKRGCFFDPCGHCATCYACAKRIVEDARTCPFCRRIIHKVRRLLSA